In the Ignavibacteria bacterium genome, TGAAGGAATGTTGAGTATGAAAGTGGGCGGAAAACGAAAACTCATTATTCCTTTTGACCTTGCGTACGGTGAACGAGGTTATCCCGGTGTTATTCCTCCAAAAGCAACGCTGGTGTTTGATGTGGAATTACTTTCTGTAAATTAATTTTAAGTTTCATTTTTGACTAACATAAACCCGTTTTCTCAAGTTGTTGGAACGGGTTTTTTATTTAATGAATAACGAGCAATATCGAATTAAGAATGAAAATAAAGTATCGGGTTTTTATTCTCAATTTCTAAATTCTAATTGAAAACCATGCAACATTTCGACGTGATCATAATCGGTTCCGGTCCTGCCGGCGAAAAAGCAGCAGCTCAAGCGGCATATATTGGTAAGAAAGTTCTTATCATTGAAAAAGAACCTGTTGTCGGCGGAGCAATGGTGAACACAGGGACATTGCCAAGTAAAACGTTACGCGAAACTTCACTGTTCTTTTCCGGGAAAAAACAGCGAGGAATGTACGGCGTTGAGTTTCATTTAGGAAAACAAATTACCGTGCAGGATTTGATGTTTCGCAAAAACTATATCATCAAAAAGGAAATTGAGAAGATAAATGAAAACCTTGCAAAGCATAAAGTTGTACAAGTACACGGCACTGCATTTTTCATTGATGAGCACACAATCGGAATTGAGGAAAGCGGAGAAAAATTTTCTGCTGGTTTTATTTTAATCGCGGTTGGCTCGTATCCATTTCGGCCGAAAACAATTCCGTTTGAGTATGAACAAGTCTACGACAGTGATGAAATTCTGCAAATGGTTGACATACCGAAATCAATGGTAATTATCGGCGCTGGTGTAATTGGCTGCGAATATGCGTGTATGTTTGCCGCGCTCGGTATTGAAGTTTCGCTCGTTGACCCGAAAGATGTTGTGCTTCCGTTTCTTGATGGTGAAATCTCAAAATTGCTTGTCGAAGAAATGAAAGAACTCGGTGTGAAATTTATTTTCAACGATTCGGTTGAGAAAGTAGAAATGAAGAACGGAGCGTGCGAAACGTATTTGAAAAGCGGAAACGTTTTAGTTACGGAAACACATTTATACGCCGCAGGTCGTTCGGGAAATATTGGAAAACTCAAGTTAGAAAATATCGGACTTGCAGCAAACAATCGCGGACAACTTGAAGTGAATGAAAATTATCAAACAAAGATTCCGCACATTTACGCTGCCGGCGATGTGATTGGTTTTCCTTCGCTCGCTTCGACATCGATGGAACAAGGCCGCGTTGCAATGTGTCACGCTTTCGATTTCAAATATAAAGACAGGATAGCGGCGTTGCTTCCGTACGGCATTTACACGATTCCCGAAGTTTCTATGGTGGGAATGACGGAGGATG is a window encoding:
- a CDS encoding Si-specific NAD(P)(+) transhydrogenase, which encodes MQHFDVIIIGSGPAGEKAAAQAAYIGKKVLIIEKEPVVGGAMVNTGTLPSKTLRETSLFFSGKKQRGMYGVEFHLGKQITVQDLMFRKNYIIKKEIEKINENLAKHKVVQVHGTAFFIDEHTIGIEESGEKFSAGFILIAVGSYPFRPKTIPFEYEQVYDSDEILQMVDIPKSMVIIGAGVIGCEYACMFAALGIEVSLVDPKDVVLPFLDGEISKLLVEEMKELGVKFIFNDSVEKVEMKNGACETYLKSGNVLVTETHLYAAGRSGNIGKLKLENIGLAANNRGQLEVNENYQTKIPHIYAAGDVIGFPSLASTSMEQGRVAMCHAFDFKYKDRIAALLPYGIYTIPEVSMVGMTEDEAKKKNIEYEVGKSHYADNPRGQIIGNERGLLKLVFAKADKKLLGVHVIGDNASEIVHIGMMTLYFGGTIDAFISSVFNYPTLSDIYKYATYDGLGNLSGKKIRK